In the Streptomyces sp. BHT-5-2 genome, one interval contains:
- a CDS encoding class I SAM-dependent methyltransferase: MPDIVNTEQAQAWNGPEGVHWARNQDRWNAVNEGFNEPLLDAAGIAGEHQSLDLGCGSGQTTRLAALRAPQGHALGLDLSGPMLAEARACAEREGIANVSFTQGDAQAHPFEAGAFDAAISRYGVMFFADPVAAFGNVRRALRPGGRLAFVCPADAALNDWVRAVAALRDFLPVGDFGRPGLPGMFSLAAPDRIRDVLTAAGFTGITLNQAEAYGAWGCGAEDAAEFLLGTGPGRHLMERADATARARARRTLTDHLRDHEAADGTVRLRSTSWLVTADHPTAPSDRL; the protein is encoded by the coding sequence CGAAGGAGTCCACTGGGCCCGCAACCAGGACCGCTGGAACGCCGTGAACGAGGGCTTCAACGAGCCGCTCCTCGATGCCGCCGGCATCGCCGGGGAGCACCAGTCTCTCGACCTCGGCTGCGGCTCCGGGCAGACCACGCGCCTGGCCGCGCTGCGGGCACCCCAAGGACACGCGCTGGGCCTCGACTTGTCCGGCCCGATGCTGGCCGAGGCCCGGGCCTGTGCGGAGCGGGAGGGCATCGCCAACGTCTCCTTCACGCAAGGCGACGCGCAGGCGCACCCTTTCGAGGCGGGCGCGTTCGACGCGGCGATCAGCCGCTACGGGGTGATGTTCTTCGCCGACCCGGTAGCGGCATTCGGCAACGTCCGCCGGGCGCTGCGACCTGGCGGGCGCCTGGCCTTCGTCTGTCCGGCCGATGCCGCGCTCAACGACTGGGTGAGGGCGGTGGCAGCACTGCGTGACTTCCTGCCGGTCGGCGACTTCGGGCGGCCGGGGCTGCCTGGCATGTTCTCCCTGGCCGCCCCCGACCGCATCCGCGACGTCCTCACCGCGGCCGGATTCACCGGCATCACCCTCAACCAGGCAGAGGCGTACGGGGCATGGGGGTGTGGAGCCGAGGACGCGGCGGAGTTCCTGCTGGGAACGGGCCCCGGTCGCCACCTGATGGAACGGGCCGACGCGACTGCGCGGGCCCGCGCCCGCCGCACCCTCACGGACCACCTGCGCGACCACGAGGCGGCGGACGGCACGGTCCGGCTGCGCAGCACGTCGTGGCTGGTCACGGCGGACCACCCGACCGCCCCGTCGGACAGGCTCTAA